One window from the genome of Spiractinospora alimapuensis encodes:
- the cydC gene encoding thiol reductant ABC exporter subunit CydC, giving the protein MTAAAPAAAGARTLTPEPPRERPDTPGANAGPLRRMVRLVHPRSTRFLAGVLFGALAAGSSIALMGTAGWLLARAAEHPPVTALSVAVVATRAFGVTRGVARYLERLISHDAALRALADVRSRVYERLARTEAVRRFRSADLVSRLVNDVDSTQDLLVRGLTPPLVAVVAGALTVTVCTAVFLPGGLALAVGLVLAAVAVPTLAAAAGRRAGQREAKARADLTTSLVDAVHGAPDLVAYGAMDRALRRVEEADAELTRIAAREARVLGATSGALTLLTGLTVWAVLMLGVAGVDGQSLTGVSLALLVLTALAAFEIAAPLPAVASRLSGIRTSAARLFETLDVEPSVTEPAPADARRIPDGAHALVIRDLSVRYTPTSPWALRQVNLRVGPGEHVALVGPSGAGKSTLANVLLRFREPDHGRILLGDTPLDACTVEEWRRAVVGVDQDPHVFTSTLRANLSLAAPDADDATLWDVLDRVRLAQDVRDMPDGLDTHVGELGHTLSGGMRQRLAVARALLTRPALLVLDEPTAHVDPDTRDALMADIRTAADTCAVLVITHDMPQARQLDRVCVLEDGEVTHQGPPEEVLPVLGADGDTHG; this is encoded by the coding sequence ATGACGGCCGCAGCCCCGGCGGCGGCGGGAGCCCGCACACTCACCCCTGAGCCGCCGCGGGAGCGGCCGGACACCCCGGGAGCCAACGCTGGACCGTTGCGGCGGATGGTTCGGCTCGTGCACCCGCGCTCCACCCGGTTCCTGGCGGGGGTGCTGTTCGGGGCACTGGCCGCCGGGTCGAGCATCGCGCTGATGGGGACGGCGGGCTGGCTGTTGGCACGCGCCGCCGAGCACCCCCCGGTGACCGCGTTGAGCGTCGCCGTGGTGGCCACCCGCGCGTTCGGCGTGACGCGCGGTGTCGCCCGCTACCTCGAACGACTGATCAGCCATGACGCCGCCCTGCGTGCGCTCGCCGACGTCCGGTCGCGGGTGTACGAACGGCTGGCCCGCACCGAGGCCGTCCGCCGGTTCCGGTCCGCTGATCTGGTGTCCCGCCTCGTCAACGACGTGGACAGCACGCAGGACCTCCTGGTTCGGGGGCTCACCCCGCCTCTGGTCGCGGTGGTGGCTGGGGCTCTCACCGTCACCGTGTGCACGGCCGTGTTCCTGCCCGGCGGGCTCGCGCTCGCCGTGGGGCTGGTTCTCGCCGCCGTGGCCGTTCCCACGCTGGCCGCCGCGGCGGGCCGCCGCGCGGGGCAACGCGAGGCGAAGGCACGAGCGGACCTCACCACGTCGTTGGTGGACGCGGTCCACGGCGCTCCCGACCTGGTCGCCTACGGCGCGATGGACCGGGCGCTGCGGCGAGTGGAGGAAGCCGACGCGGAGCTCACGCGGATCGCCGCCCGTGAGGCGCGGGTGCTCGGCGCGACCTCGGGCGCGCTCACCCTGCTGACCGGGCTCACGGTGTGGGCGGTGTTGATGCTCGGGGTGGCCGGCGTCGACGGGCAGTCCCTCACTGGGGTGTCCCTCGCGCTGCTGGTGTTGACCGCCCTGGCCGCGTTCGAGATCGCCGCTCCCCTGCCGGCCGTCGCCTCCCGGCTCAGCGGGATCCGCACCAGCGCCGCCCGGCTGTTCGAGACCCTCGATGTCGAACCGAGCGTTACCGAGCCCGCGCCGGCGGACGCCCGACGGATTCCCGACGGTGCGCACGCGCTCGTCATCCGCGACCTGTCCGTCCGCTACACCCCAACCTCACCATGGGCACTTCGCCAGGTGAACCTCCGGGTCGGTCCCGGGGAACACGTGGCCCTCGTGGGTCCGAGCGGCGCCGGCAAGAGCACCCTCGCCAACGTGCTGCTGCGGTTCCGGGAGCCCGACCACGGACGGATCCTCCTCGGCGATACTCCCCTCGACGCCTGCACCGTGGAGGAGTGGCGGCGTGCCGTCGTCGGGGTCGACCAGGATCCGCACGTCTTCACCAGCACCCTGCGCGCGAACCTGTCCCTCGCCGCCCCCGATGCCGACGACGCCACGCTGTGGGACGTCCTGGACCGCGTCCGCCTCGCCCAGGACGTCCGGGACATGCCCGACGGTCTCGATACCCACGTGGGCGAACTCGGCCACACCCTGAGCGGAGGCATGCGCCAACGCCTCGCCGTCGCCCGAGCCCTCCTCACCCGACCCGCCCTGCTGGTCCTCGACGAACCCACCGCCCACGTCGACCCCGACACCCGCGACGCCCTCATGGCCGACATCCGCACCGCCGCCGACACCTGCGCTGTCCTGGTCATCACCCACGACATGCCCCAAGCCCGCCAACTCGACCGTGTATGCGTCCTCGAGGACGGAGAGGTCACCCACCAGGGGCCGCCGGAGGAGGTCCTGCCGGTGCTGGGCGCCGACGGCGACACGCACGGGTGA